A genomic region of Leptotrichia hofstadii contains the following coding sequences:
- a CDS encoding phosphoribosylanthranilate isomerase: MEGKKLEKKENNVATDDFTENTTKLKVCGIRSITEINELKTLDIDYFGCIFAESQRQVDNELAAKITRIAHRHGKKTVGVFVNAMIENVVKIVEETDIDVIQLHGDESVEYCMELTQKLEKLYEKNCFRKRKNFPAKTKLWKVFGVTDELPNIADYKLYIEYPLFDAKGENRGGNGIVFDWSILKKLDKYSFVLAGGLSIENIQKALEYKPAILDINSKVEVNNRKSKELVENVVNLVKKK; this comes from the coding sequence ATGGAAGGAAAAAAATTGGAGAAAAAAGAAAATAATGTGGCAACTGATGATTTTACAGAAAATACTACTAAATTAAAAGTTTGTGGAATTAGAAGCATTACTGAAATTAATGAATTGAAAACTTTGGATATTGACTATTTCGGATGTATTTTTGCAGAAAGTCAAAGGCAAGTGGATAATGAACTTGCAGCTAAAATTACACGGATTGCGCATAGGCATGGGAAAAAAACTGTTGGGGTATTTGTAAATGCGATGATTGAGAATGTTGTAAAAATTGTTGAAGAAACAGATATCGATGTCATTCAGCTGCATGGAGATGAGTCAGTGGAATATTGCATGGAACTTACTCAAAAATTAGAAAAATTGTACGAAAAAAATTGTTTTAGAAAACGTAAAAACTTCCCTGCTAAAACGAAGCTTTGGAAAGTTTTTGGCGTGACTGATGAACTTCCGAATATTGCTGACTACAAGCTATATATTGAATACCCTCTATTTGACGCAAAAGGAGAAAATCGTGGGGGAAATGGAATTGTCTTTGATTGGAGTATTTTAAAAAAATTAGATAAGTATTCATTTGTACTGGCTGGAGGGCTTTCGATTGAGAATATTCAAAAAGCGCTTGAGTATAAGCCTGCCATTTTGGATATAAACAGCAAAGTTGAAGTTAACAATAGAAAAAGTAAGGAATTAGTTGAAAATGTTGTGAATTTGGTAAAAAAGAAATAA
- the trpB gene encoding tryptophan synthase subunit beta, whose translation MENKHFNEKAYFGQFGGQFVPETAMFALSELETEYEKLKNDKEFFQEFDNLLKNYVGRETPLYYAKNLSEHYNHDIYLKREDLNHTGAHKINNALGQVLLAKKMGKKKVIAETGAGQHGVATATAAALLGLECDVYMGAVDIERQKLNVFRMELLGARVISIEDGLKTLKEATTAAIQSWVAEIETVFYVIGSVVGPHPYPTIVRDFQSIIGYEAKAQLEELGKHADHVIACVGGGSNAIGIFSAFLEDSSTKLYGVEAGGYGIDTDMHAATLTLGKPGIIHGMKTYVLQNKYGQISPVHSISAGLDYPGVGPEHSHLFDTKRATYTPITDDEAMKALMLVTRKEGIIPAIESSHALAYLEKLCPALSKDKRETIVVNVSGRGDKDMHTVFSVLKDKETGGKNGIYELNGGLENE comes from the coding sequence ATGGAAAATAAACATTTTAATGAAAAGGCATATTTTGGGCAATTTGGTGGACAATTTGTACCTGAAACTGCGATGTTTGCTCTATCGGAACTGGAAACTGAATATGAAAAACTAAAGAATGACAAGGAATTTTTTCAAGAATTTGATAATTTGCTAAAAAATTATGTTGGACGTGAAACTCCGCTCTATTATGCCAAAAATTTGAGTGAACATTATAACCACGATATTTACTTGAAAAGAGAAGACTTGAACCATACTGGCGCTCATAAAATTAATAATGCGCTTGGGCAAGTTTTACTTGCTAAAAAAATGGGAAAGAAAAAAGTTATTGCTGAAACCGGGGCTGGACAGCACGGAGTTGCTACTGCTACTGCGGCCGCTCTATTAGGTTTGGAGTGTGACGTTTACATGGGAGCTGTTGACATTGAACGGCAAAAATTAAATGTTTTTAGAATGGAACTTTTAGGTGCGAGAGTTATTTCTATTGAAGATGGGCTTAAAACCTTGAAGGAAGCGACAACTGCGGCTATTCAGTCTTGGGTTGCAGAGATAGAAACTGTGTTTTATGTAATCGGATCTGTTGTAGGGCCTCATCCCTATCCGACTATCGTGCGTGATTTTCAGTCAATTATCGGTTACGAAGCAAAAGCACAGCTGGAGGAACTTGGAAAGCATGCTGATCACGTAATTGCCTGTGTTGGTGGCGGAAGTAATGCTATTGGTATTTTTAGTGCATTTTTGGAAGACAGCTCGACAAAACTTTATGGAGTCGAAGCTGGAGGATACGGAATTGACACAGATATGCACGCTGCCACATTGACACTTGGAAAACCTGGAATTATCCACGGAATGAAAACTTATGTTCTTCAAAACAAATACGGACAAATAAGTCCAGTTCACTCAATTTCCGCTGGACTTGACTATCCAGGAGTAGGTCCTGAACATTCACATCTATTTGATACAAAAAGGGCAACTTACACACCAATTACTGATGATGAGGCAATGAAGGCGCTAATGCTTGTTACAAGAAAAGAAGGTATTATTCCAGCAATTGAGAGTTCCCATGCGTTAGCCTATCTTGAAAAGTTATGTCCTGCACTTTCTAAAGACAAAAGAGAAACTATCGTTGTAAATGTGTCTGGACGCGGAGATAAGGATATGCACACTGTTTTTTCTGTGTTAAAAGATAAGGAAACTGGCGGAAAAAATGGAATTTATGAGTTAAATGGAGGTTTAGAAAATGAGTGA
- a CDS encoding ABC transporter permease: MDFMELLKLSVSNLFSYKVRSFLTMLGIIIGISSVIMMSSLGAGVKENITGDLNKLGVSNFEISIDTSPGQTYKSQDLLTQKDIKELKSIEGVEAVTPTSSTFARLSSNDGSDKMFTGTGVTEDYFKISNYTIIKGRKFLPNEYRKDGKYVIIDNTTSDQLFPGENPIGKKLTLNFRKNSQIVTIVGVFKNPYASLGGGDQMPAMGLLPNNYLNHLEGNEQNKYTALQVKTTDANEMARIMEIVKEKMKTRGSEPNVYNVNSTSQGLDEFNNILNMLSLFISGVAAISLFVGGIGVMNIMLVSVTERIREVGLRKAIGAKTIHILIQFLIEAVILTFFGGIIGVVIGYSLALLVGMFIQTSPILSPVIVFVCIFVSTMIGLVFGVYPAKKAAALEPMEALRTD; this comes from the coding sequence ATGGATTTTATGGAATTGCTAAAATTATCAGTATCAAATTTATTTAGCTATAAGGTACGTTCCTTCTTGACAATGCTTGGAATAATAATAGGGATATCTTCGGTTATAATGATGTCTTCATTAGGAGCAGGAGTTAAGGAAAATATTACTGGAGATTTGAATAAGCTAGGAGTATCAAACTTTGAAATATCAATTGACACTTCTCCAGGACAGACTTATAAATCACAGGATTTACTTACCCAAAAAGATATTAAGGAATTAAAGAGTATAGAAGGTGTCGAAGCAGTTACTCCTACTTCCAGCACTTTTGCAAGATTATCTTCAAATGATGGATCAGATAAGATGTTTACTGGAACTGGAGTAACAGAAGATTATTTTAAGATTTCAAATTACACAATAATAAAAGGACGAAAATTTTTACCAAATGAATATAGAAAAGATGGAAAATACGTAATAATTGACAATACAACCTCAGATCAGTTATTTCCTGGCGAAAATCCTATAGGAAAGAAATTGACTTTAAATTTTAGAAAAAATAGTCAGATAGTGACAATCGTTGGAGTGTTTAAAAATCCGTATGCAAGTCTAGGAGGTGGAGATCAGATGCCTGCAATGGGACTTCTGCCAAATAATTACTTAAATCATTTAGAAGGAAATGAGCAGAATAAATATACAGCTTTGCAGGTAAAAACTACTGATGCCAATGAAATGGCTAGAATAATGGAAATTGTAAAAGAAAAAATGAAGACAAGAGGAAGTGAGCCTAATGTTTATAATGTAAATTCAACAAGTCAAGGCTTGGATGAATTTAATAACATTCTTAACATGCTTTCACTTTTCATAAGTGGAGTTGCTGCAATTTCGTTATTTGTAGGTGGAATCGGAGTTATGAATATAATGCTTGTAAGTGTTACCGAGAGAATAAGGGAGGTTGGACTTAGAAAGGCGATTGGAGCCAAAACAATACACATTCTTATACAATTCTTGATTGAAGCTGTTATTTTAACATTTTTTGGAGGTATAATTGGAGTTGTAATTGGGTATTCGCTAGCACTTTTGGTTGGAATGTTTATACAAACTTCGCCAATTTTAAGTCCAGTTATAGTGTTTGTGTGTATATTTGTTTCTACAATGATAGGATTAGTTTTTGGAGTTTATCCAGCGAAAAAAGCAGCGGCATTGGAGCCAATGGAAGCACTGAGAACAGATTAG
- the nspC gene encoding carboxynorspermidine decarboxylase yields the protein MSKNKYLDMDITNLPTPAFIVDERLLKRNLETLKSVIDRTGCKILLAQKGFSMFYFYPLISEYLNGTTASSLFEARLGYEEMELKNPNKKLETHIFNPSYREDEFDEIMEITNHIVFNSFNQWKKFKSRVREFEKKSGKKISCGLRLNPEFSEVETEIYNPAGRFSRFGVTLENFKENELEGLDGFHFHALCEQNSDALENVLRIFEEKFGKYLHNMKWLNFGGGHHITREDYDIEKLVKCINYIKEKYDVEVYLEPGEAVALNTGFLVSEVLDITKNEMDILLMDTSASCHMPDVIEMPYRPFIFGSGMPNEKKYTYRLGGPTCLAGDVIGDYSFDEPVKVGDKLIFTDMAHYSMVKTNTFNGINLPVIAVYTEKGGVEVIRKFEYEDFRNRLS from the coding sequence ATGTCAAAAAACAAATATTTGGATATGGATATAACAAACTTGCCAACACCAGCCTTTATAGTTGATGAAAGGCTGCTAAAAAGAAATCTTGAAACATTAAAAAGTGTAATTGATAGAACAGGATGTAAAATATTGCTTGCACAAAAGGGATTTTCGATGTTCTATTTCTATCCATTAATTAGTGAATATTTAAATGGAACGACTGCAAGCTCGCTATTTGAAGCAAGACTTGGGTATGAGGAAATGGAGTTAAAAAATCCTAACAAAAAATTGGAAACTCATATTTTTAATCCGTCTTACAGGGAAGATGAGTTTGATGAAATAATGGAGATAACAAATCATATTGTTTTTAACTCTTTTAATCAATGGAAAAAATTTAAAAGTAGAGTAAGGGAATTTGAAAAAAAAAGTGGCAAAAAAATTAGCTGTGGACTTAGATTAAATCCAGAATTTTCAGAAGTTGAAACAGAGATTTATAATCCAGCGGGAAGATTTTCGAGATTTGGAGTAACACTTGAAAATTTTAAGGAAAATGAGCTTGAAGGTTTGGATGGATTTCATTTTCACGCACTTTGTGAACAAAATTCGGATGCCCTTGAAAATGTATTAAGAATTTTTGAAGAAAAATTTGGAAAATATTTGCATAATATGAAATGGCTTAATTTTGGTGGGGGACATCACATTACAAGAGAAGATTATGATATTGAAAAACTTGTAAAATGCATAAATTACATAAAAGAAAAATATGATGTGGAAGTGTATTTAGAACCAGGAGAAGCTGTTGCCTTGAATACAGGATTTTTAGTTTCAGAAGTTTTAGATATTACAAAAAATGAGATGGATATTTTATTAATGGATACTTCGGCTTCGTGCCATATGCCTGATGTAATCGAAATGCCATACCGTCCATTTATTTTCGGCTCAGGAATGCCAAATGAAAAGAAATACACTTATAGATTAGGAGGGCCTACTTGCCTTGCTGGAGATGTAATTGGAGATTATTCCTTTGATGAACCTGTAAAAGTGGGAGATAAGCTTATTTTTACTGATATGGCACATTACAGCATGGTTAAGACGAATACTTTCAATGGGATAAATTTGCCTGTGATTGCAGTTTATACAGAAAAAGGTGGAGTTGAGGTTATTAGAAAATTTGAATACGAAGACTTTAGAAATAGATTGTCATAA
- the trpA gene encoding tryptophan synthase subunit alpha yields MSEKKLDKKIIDIFREKEKVNIGYIVAGYPSVDFTKQFLQNLDNTALDMLEIGIPYSDPLADGKLISHASFLASEAGVTTDTVFDLLTETKNDISKPLIFLIYYNLVFAYGIDEFIKKCCEANIKGIIIPDLPYEEAFEMSEKLRENNIALIPLVSVTSGNRMKKIISQGDGFIYAIGSLGVTGSKQVDLPRLESFINEIREVSDLPVSLGFGIKNNDNVNTMRKYADGVIVGTSIVEFLEKNDVNYLIQKINELFK; encoded by the coding sequence ATGAGTGAAAAAAAATTAGATAAGAAAATTATTGATATTTTTAGGGAAAAAGAAAAAGTAAACATTGGTTATATTGTCGCAGGCTATCCAAGTGTTGATTTTACAAAACAATTTTTACAAAATTTGGATAATACAGCTCTTGATATGCTTGAAATCGGAATTCCCTACTCCGACCCTCTAGCCGATGGAAAATTAATTTCACACGCTTCATTTCTTGCTTCTGAAGCTGGAGTTACCACCGACACTGTATTTGATTTACTAACAGAAACAAAAAATGATATTTCAAAACCTTTAATTTTCTTAATTTATTACAATTTAGTATTTGCTTATGGAATTGACGAATTTATCAAAAAATGCTGCGAAGCTAACATTAAAGGTATAATCATTCCAGACTTGCCTTACGAGGAAGCCTTTGAAATGTCGGAAAAACTAAGAGAAAACAATATCGCTCTTATCCCTCTTGTAAGCGTTACTTCTGGAAACAGAATGAAAAAAATCATCTCTCAAGGTGACGGCTTCATTTATGCAATCGGTTCTCTTGGAGTTACAGGTTCAAAACAAGTTGATTTACCACGTTTAGAATCTTTTATTAATGAAATTAGAGAAGTTTCAGACTTGCCAGTTTCATTAGGTTTTGGAATAAAAAATAACGATAACGTGAATACGATGAGAAAATATGCGGATGGAGTGATTGTAGGAACGAGTATTGTTGAATTTTTAGAGAAAAATGATGTAAATTATTTGATTCAGAAAATTAATGAACTTTTTAAATAA
- a CDS encoding ABC transporter ATP-binding protein, with protein sequence MIKVSDIVKIYKNGSMELKVLKGLNLSVSEGEYVAFMGPSGSGKSTLMNILGCLDSLTSGTYILDNQDVSTIKGDALAEVRNKKIGFVFQTFNLLPKMTAVENVALPALYAGVKKAERLKKATEALESVGLGERIHHKPNEMSGGQRQRVAIARAIINNPKILLADEPTGNLDSKSGEEVLEIFKKLNDNGTTIVMVTHEEDVAEHCKRIIRLKDGIIEKDEIVQHRRGV encoded by the coding sequence ATGATAAAAGTGAGCGATATAGTAAAAATATATAAAAATGGAAGCATGGAATTAAAAGTTTTGAAAGGGCTTAATCTTTCTGTAAGTGAAGGGGAATATGTGGCCTTTATGGGACCTTCTGGAAGCGGAAAGTCTACTCTTATGAATATTTTAGGCTGTCTTGACAGCCTTACTTCTGGAACTTATATATTGGATAATCAAGATGTTTCAACTATAAAAGGAGATGCACTTGCTGAAGTGAGAAACAAAAAAATAGGGTTTGTATTCCAAACTTTTAACTTGCTTCCAAAGATGACGGCAGTTGAAAATGTGGCTCTTCCAGCTTTGTATGCAGGAGTAAAGAAAGCTGAGAGGCTAAAAAAGGCAACTGAAGCATTGGAAAGTGTGGGACTTGGTGAAAGAATTCATCATAAACCTAATGAGATGTCAGGGGGACAAAGACAGAGAGTGGCAATAGCAAGAGCGATAATAAATAATCCTAAAATACTTCTTGCAGATGAGCCAACAGGAAATCTAGATTCAAAATCTGGAGAAGAGGTTTTGGAAATTTTTAAAAAACTGAACGATAATGGAACAACGATAGTAATGGTTACGCACGAGGAAGATGTAGCAGAGCATTGTAAAAGAATTATCAGATTAAAAGACGGTATAATAGAAAAGGATGAAATTGTTCAGCATCGGAGAGGAGTGTAG
- a CDS encoding indole-3-glycerol phosphate synthase TrpC, translating into MDILEKIKIKRDIQLEEELKSFKQPSLKKALNQKGIQIIGEIKRASPSKGKIAKDDFDLLKQAQSYVDKGVSAFSILTEKEYFKGENDFIKVVREKFPEMPILRKDFIYTPFQVAHTKFLGASAILLIVRMLDDKTLLELHKLAQDLEMDVLVETHDEEEIRRALKIPNLEILGINNRNLNTFEVDIRTTEKLINEIPSDVLKNLTIVSESGFLSKEDVEYAEKLNVDGLLIGEALMKGLL; encoded by the coding sequence ATGGATATTTTAGAAAAAATAAAAATTAAAAGAGATATACAGCTTGAAGAAGAATTAAAGTCTTTTAAGCAACCATCTTTAAAAAAGGCACTTAATCAAAAAGGAATTCAGATTATTGGGGAAATTAAGAGAGCTTCTCCATCGAAGGGAAAAATTGCAAAAGATGATTTTGATTTGTTAAAACAGGCACAAAGTTATGTGGATAAAGGAGTTTCAGCTTTTTCGATATTGACGGAAAAGGAATATTTTAAAGGGGAGAATGATTTTATAAAAGTTGTAAGGGAAAAATTTCCAGAAATGCCGATTTTGAGGAAAGATTTTATTTATACTCCGTTTCAAGTGGCTCATACTAAATTTTTGGGGGCTTCAGCGATTTTACTGATTGTGAGAATGCTGGATGATAAGACACTTTTAGAACTTCATAAGCTGGCACAGGATTTGGAAATGGATGTTCTGGTGGAAACTCATGATGAAGAGGAAATAAGAAGAGCTTTGAAGATTCCGAATTTGGAGATTTTGGGGATAAATAACCGAAATTTGAATACTTTTGAAGTTGATATTAGAACTACGGAAAAACTGATAAATGAAATTCCAAGCGATGTTTTAAAAAATTTGACTATTGTAAGTGAAAGTGGATTTTTGTCAAAAGAGGATGTGGAGTATGCAGAAAAATTGAACGTGGATGGACTGTTAATTGGGGAGGCACTTATGAAAGGGCTTCTTTAG
- a CDS encoding Lsa family ABC-F type ribosomal protection protein — protein MSTIKVENLTFSYYGYVKPVFENVSFSFDTSWKTGLIGRNGIGKSTLFKLLLNQETYQGKISKSTDFIKFPPNITDTSKSGIELFKELTSSEEEWRLFRELNLLNVDENLIHREFETLSKGEQAKILLAILFTNENGFLLIDEPTNHLDMDGRKIVSKYLKNKKGFLLISHDRDFLDGCINHIISINRNTIDVQSGNFTSWYENKMIKDQFEISQNERLKKDIKRLKKAAKQSKIWSDKIENTKNGVKVSGVKPDKGHIGHQSAKMMKKSKNLENRYSKAIKEKQNLLKDIEVKENLLLHSLHHHKETLISVNNLSLYYGEKQILSGVNFEIKQGDIAAIYGCNGCGKSTLIKILLGINHNYTGEVKLASNLKLSYIPQDTSDLIGNLNEYIQKQDIDETLFKTILRKLDFSIELFEMDMKNYSNGQKKKVLIAASLSKPAHLFIWDEPINYIDVISRIQIEEIIKKSTLTLILVEHDKRFVEDVANKIIQL, from the coding sequence ATGTCGACAATTAAAGTTGAAAACCTTACATTTTCATATTATGGATATGTAAAACCTGTTTTTGAAAATGTATCATTTTCTTTTGATACTAGCTGGAAAACAGGGTTAATAGGTAGGAATGGAATTGGAAAGTCAACTCTATTTAAACTGCTTTTAAATCAGGAAACTTATCAGGGTAAAATCAGTAAAAGTACAGACTTTATTAAATTCCCGCCAAATATAACTGATACTTCAAAATCAGGTATAGAATTATTTAAAGAACTGACATCAAGTGAGGAAGAGTGGAGATTATTTAGAGAACTTAATTTGTTAAATGTAGACGAAAATCTTATTCACAGAGAATTTGAAACTCTGTCTAAGGGAGAACAGGCAAAAATCCTTTTAGCTATTTTATTTACAAACGAAAATGGATTTTTACTTATTGACGAACCAACGAATCATTTAGATATGGATGGGAGAAAAATTGTAAGCAAATATCTGAAAAATAAAAAGGGATTTTTACTTATATCCCATGATAGAGATTTTTTAGATGGATGTATCAATCATATTATTTCTATTAACAGAAATACTATTGATGTTCAATCGGGAAATTTTACATCATGGTATGAAAATAAAATGATCAAAGATCAGTTTGAAATTAGTCAAAACGAGAGATTAAAAAAGGATATTAAGCGATTAAAGAAAGCTGCAAAACAAAGTAAAATCTGGTCAGATAAAATTGAAAATACAAAAAATGGAGTAAAAGTATCCGGTGTAAAACCAGACAAAGGGCATATCGGTCATCAGTCTGCTAAGATGATGAAAAAATCAAAGAATTTGGAAAACAGATACAGCAAGGCCATAAAAGAAAAACAAAACTTATTAAAAGATATTGAGGTAAAGGAAAATTTGCTGCTACATTCGTTGCATCATCACAAAGAAACTCTAATATCAGTTAATAATTTATCATTATATTATGGAGAAAAACAGATATTAAGTGGTGTAAATTTCGAGATAAAACAAGGCGACATAGCAGCCATATATGGTTGCAATGGCTGTGGAAAATCAACACTAATTAAAATTTTACTAGGGATCAATCATAATTACACGGGAGAAGTAAAATTAGCAAGTAATTTAAAACTATCATATATACCTCAAGATACTTCTGATTTAATAGGAAATTTAAATGAGTATATTCAAAAACAAGATATTGATGAAACTTTGTTTAAAACAATTCTTAGAAAATTAGATTTTTCAATAGAATTATTTGAAATGGACATGAAAAATTATAGTAATGGACAAAAAAAGAAAGTATTGATTGCTGCAAGTTTGTCAAAACCAGCTCATTTGTTTATTTGGGATGAGCCAATTAATTATATAGATGTAATATCAAGAATACAGATTGAGGAGATTATAAAAAAGTCAACTTTAACTTTAATATTGGTAGAACACGATAAGAGATTTGTTGAAGATGTAGCTAATAAAATAATACAATTGTAG
- a CDS encoding efflux RND transporter periplasmic adaptor subunit, translated as MEINTEFSEIAKTIESKRKESKNKNYFYKFMTIFAVILFATVSCGKKEAEPEYEVTTVDRGDISLSVSKNGQVVSDNAVSVFTTSSQRVNKVFFKKGDNVKKGDVVLTFYPVDKNETLRKIQMKTLEIQKYERNIADAQGSLRRKKESKSLEIQQKSRDLHNAEELYKVGGETRVNVDNARKDLRNSRLDLDTVDSEQKASIEDARTSLKTAKLELATLQEDLSLIKDEITSPVDGVITEMTADENYRVNTETTLFKVSDSTNMRVEVSLSDNEVKNIQVGQRVEITSDSLPDGEKIEGSVSQISGVAEKSSSLDESNTTVKIQINETKGLKPGATITATIFYKESKNVTKLPYSSVINENGKYYAFVVGKGNKVSKREIKVGMNDDTFYAVESGISVGERVITVADERLKDGQKIKITDPSKQKVAPNGVMFKEEKQTGKGGGPGGPPPR; from the coding sequence GTGGAAATAAATACAGAATTTTCTGAAATAGCTAAAACTATTGAATCAAAGAGGAAAGAGTCAAAAAATAAAAATTATTTTTATAAATTTATGACAATATTTGCTGTAATATTATTTGCTACAGTTTCATGTGGAAAAAAAGAAGCTGAGCCTGAATATGAAGTGACAACTGTTGATAGGGGAGATATTTCGTTATCAGTTTCAAAGAATGGACAAGTTGTGTCAGATAATGCGGTTTCAGTATTTACAACTTCAAGTCAAAGAGTAAACAAAGTGTTCTTTAAAAAAGGAGATAATGTGAAAAAAGGTGATGTAGTGCTGACATTTTATCCAGTTGATAAAAATGAAACTTTGAGAAAAATACAAATGAAAACTTTGGAAATTCAAAAATATGAAAGAAATATAGCTGATGCTCAAGGTTCACTTAGAAGAAAAAAAGAATCGAAAAGTTTAGAAATTCAACAAAAATCAAGAGATTTGCATAACGCAGAAGAGCTATATAAAGTTGGTGGGGAAACAAGGGTAAATGTAGACAATGCAAGAAAGGATCTAAGAAATTCAAGGCTGGATTTAGATACGGTTGACAGTGAGCAGAAGGCGAGCATTGAAGATGCAAGAACATCATTAAAGACAGCAAAATTAGAACTGGCTACATTACAGGAAGATCTGTCGCTTATAAAAGATGAAATAACAAGTCCAGTTGATGGTGTTATTACAGAAATGACTGCAGATGAAAATTACCGTGTAAATACTGAAACGACTTTGTTTAAAGTATCAGATTCAACAAACATGAGGGTAGAGGTAAGCCTTTCAGACAATGAGGTAAAAAATATACAAGTTGGGCAAAGAGTTGAAATTACTTCGGATTCATTACCAGATGGAGAAAAAATTGAAGGCTCTGTTTCGCAAATTTCTGGAGTGGCTGAAAAGAGTTCGTCTCTTGATGAAAGTAACACTACTGTAAAAATTCAGATAAATGAAACTAAGGGATTAAAGCCTGGTGCTACGATAACAGCGACAATTTTTTACAAGGAAAGTAAAAATGTGACAAAGCTGCCATATAGTTCAGTTATAAATGAAAATGGTAAATATTATGCTTTTGTTGTAGGAAAAGGTAACAAAGTTTCAAAAAGAGAAATTAAAGTTGGAATGAATGATGATACATTTTATGCTGTAGAATCTGGTATATCAGTGGGAGAAAGAGTAATCACTGTTGCGGATGAGAGATTGAAAGATGGACAAAAAATAAAAATTACCGATCCGTCAAAACAGAAAGTAGCTCCTAATGGTGTAATGTTTAAGGAAGAAAAACAAACAGGAAAAGGTGGAGGACCTGGTGGACCACCACCAAGATAG